A single region of the Flavobacteriales bacterium genome encodes:
- the murI gene encoding glutamate racemase: MAETIGVFDSGIGGLTVASAIKHRFPNVPVVYFGDTAHLPYGDKSAQNIKKYTEAIASFLFEQNCNRFVVACNSASSILDMVKKMPAFDSVVNVIDPMVEYVANQKLKRVGVIGTKRTIYSGVYGKLIALKSPKTEVYQIATPLLAPMIEEGFITGSVTRHVIDQYLGQFPDMDALILGCTHYPLIKTEIDHYFRGKVKLLDAPELVANSLAAQLDIRADSHKEDHFFVSDYTSSFEQTARLFFGEKVKLEKIDIFG, translated from the coding sequence ATGGCAGAAACCATTGGGGTTTTTGATTCGGGCATAGGCGGCCTTACGGTAGCCTCGGCTATAAAACACCGTTTTCCAAATGTGCCGGTCGTTTATTTTGGCGACACGGCACATTTGCCTTACGGCGATAAATCAGCACAAAACATTAAAAAATATACAGAGGCAATTGCCTCTTTTTTGTTTGAGCAAAATTGTAACCGATTCGTGGTGGCCTGCAACAGTGCCTCGTCCATTTTAGACATGGTTAAGAAAATGCCGGCCTTTGATAGTGTGGTAAACGTAATAGACCCAATGGTAGAGTATGTGGCCAATCAAAAATTGAAAAGAGTAGGGGTAATCGGTACAAAACGAACAATATATAGTGGTGTTTATGGTAAACTCATTGCCCTGAAAAGCCCTAAAACTGAAGTTTACCAAATAGCTACCCCACTTTTGGCACCCATGATAGAAGAAGGTTTTATTACTGGAAGTGTTACTCGCCACGTAATAGATCAGTATTTGGGTCAATTTCCGGATATGGATGCCTTGATTCTGGGCTGTACCCACTATCCGCTCATAAAAACCGAAATAGACCATTACTTTAGAGGAAAGGTAAAATTGCTCGATGCCCCAGAATTGGTGGCAAATAGTTTGGCTGCCCAATTGGACATACGAGCCGATTCACACAAAGAGGATCATTTTTTTGTGTCGGATTACACTTCTTCGTTCGAGCAAACTGCCAGGTTGTTTTTTGGCGAAAAGGTAAAATTGGAGAAAATCGATATTTTCGGATAA
- a CDS encoding OmpH family outer membrane protein has product MAVLLVLFLTTGTANIANAQKWAYVDTEYILNQLTDYKAAQKELDQLAEKWQAEVDAKYSQIDKMYKDLVAEKVLLNAEQVKEREAEIVKIEREAKAFQQEKFGYEGELFKKREQLIKPIQDRVFEAIQTIATRENLDFIFDKSGDMLMLYTNAKYDKSDEVLGELGVTPLDERKNDPDSSEDNLPEED; this is encoded by the coding sequence ATGGCAGTATTGTTGGTTTTATTTTTAACCACTGGAACTGCCAATATTGCCAACGCTCAAAAATGGGCCTATGTGGATACCGAATACATCCTTAATCAGCTTACAGATTATAAAGCCGCACAAAAGGAACTGGACCAATTGGCCGAAAAATGGCAAGCAGAAGTGGACGCAAAATATAGCCAAATTGACAAAATGTATAAAGACCTGGTGGCCGAAAAAGTGTTGCTTAATGCAGAGCAAGTAAAAGAAAGAGAAGCCGAAATAGTAAAAATAGAACGCGAAGCAAAGGCATTTCAGCAAGAAAAATTTGGCTACGAAGGAGAGCTTTTTAAAAAGAGAGAGCAACTAATAAAACCAATACAAGACCGAGTTTTTGAGGCTATTCAAACCATTGCTACCCGCGAAAACTTGGACTTTATTTTTGATAAATCAGGCGATATGTTGATGCTATATACCAATGCCAAATACGACAAAAGTGACGAAGTATTGGGAGAACTTGGTGTTACGCCGCTTGATGAAAGAAAAAATGACCCAGATTCATCAGAGGATAATTTACCTGAAGAGGACTAA
- a CDS encoding OmpH family outer membrane protein — protein sequence MKLKSLIITAFALFGLSLNSNAQSFKIAHINSQELMDTLPEADTIQMKLEAIQGQYLKILQNLRDQIEQTQNEINNTPKNDIATLEILNRSLNDLYGRYNDKESEAQNYIAQKQEELLQPLIDKLKKTIQEVAKEKGYAYVLDSSVGGGVIYSDPAHDLMPAVKAKLGIK from the coding sequence ATGAAATTGAAAAGTTTAATTATTACGGCCTTTGCCTTATTTGGATTGTCATTAAATTCAAATGCTCAAAGTTTTAAAATAGCCCACATCAACTCTCAAGAATTGATGGATACCTTGCCGGAGGCTGACACCATTCAAATGAAATTAGAAGCTATTCAGGGGCAGTATTTGAAAATTTTGCAAAACCTACGAGATCAAATCGAGCAAACGCAAAATGAGATAAACAATACTCCCAAAAACGATATAGCTACTTTAGAAATTTTGAATAGAAGTTTGAATGATTTGTACGGCAGATACAATGACAAGGAATCAGAAGCTCAGAATTACATTGCACAAAAACAGGAAGAATTGCTACAACCTTTGATTGATAAACTGAAAAAAACAATTCAGGAAGTGGCCAAAGAAAAAGGCTATGCATACGTGCTGGACAGCTCAGTAGGTGGGGGAGTAATTTATTCAGACCCGGCTCATGATTTGATGCCTGCCGTTAAAGCAAAATTGGGTATTAAATAA
- a CDS encoding carboxypeptidase regulatory-like domain-containing protein, whose protein sequence is MNTRFTFSFFLILVSGMLWAQSAKVQGSFFDQDDEPLVAAYVLFLQNNVVISGATTNQDGAFSLENIKPGNYRMIVTYQEDTVYLESFSLTGGEVLLREHVNVKTGNVLKPVDVRFVKTENIDEFKDTAIIFGPIAETITKVAPTVNLRNGAIVVGGGRPDGTQIMIDNATGTIGRRPISTIGIEGTQIIDLGVPARYGNFTGGGLQYKTKQITSRNETKIQVQSGSLFNRYHHNLGVVYYARPLKVEVLKSKDGEKEVKRLVLGYSVLGTYRFEADPTPSPTDIYVVKDGAYQKIFESPLSTSQNSTSLVQTGSFLTADDLERRAARPNAARHDAELRFKTSYNPTPNLTFDFVNQFEYLNRRLSQGNYVLMNSSENPQQIYSGINSRLVMTHNVRKKYNLFGERLLPDSVGLSNLSYTVDLNYQETNSQVFNARHGQNIFDYGYVGKFKTIRAPQYIYNTNGSIKFIDEQGKEQTLTNYVELSGYRDSFVGFEAGNQNPILANQNRILMDIGGINSLNELNAKGGFLNGQNIPLLYSLYSNPGEVYGSYSKSFQKRFSAMAFTEATFHPFKNNPRVSHQVDAGITYMQDQNGYYSLSASRLWQLMPLLTNSHIQSIDKNNPIFSTDENGRFTDTVSYPVYVDAENQKHFDKMLRDKLMADGYRDANGNLITQESFIDINALSPETFDLSMFTADELLNSGNSFVAYSGYDYLGNRTNKKAGIENFIKDAKNRPIDAFSPVTTSAWLQDKFIFKQLVVSAGLRFERYDANQQVLKDPYVLFPTYKVGDVSAMNGIEVKHPEGIGNDFVVYVDNVDNPTRITGYRNGSIWYNNQGIEISDPSLLANESGTGRIQPFLVDPEHQELSSASFKDYEPQNLFLPRIAVSFPIDATKLIFFSYDKLAQQPNSAQTYAPLSTYYYLQSNISGVLPNPELRARVKTEYNFGLKQNIGRWSSLKLTASYATMANDFNQIRIEQAYPYSYTTYGNIDFATIKRYIAEFEYDNNRVFMNVNYALQFADGTGSNTNSAASLIQSGQPNLRSLYPLSYDVRHGIKGSFVYQFGDKNNPLLRYSGPMMGKHSVLNNTFVSLTFQAFSGTPYTATSTPVSEAQAANGVVQRSQIKGNPFGSRLVWNDNLDLRIQKTFMVKNKLVGAYVAAENVLNRKTVQNVYSYSGLPNDDGYLNSLVGQQQIQNQINAETFAMLYKIRMNNPFNYGTPRMMHVGMNLTL, encoded by the coding sequence ATGAATACACGATTTACATTTAGTTTTTTCCTGATTCTTGTGTCCGGCATGTTATGGGCACAATCGGCCAAAGTGCAAGGTTCTTTTTTTGATCAAGATGATGAGCCATTGGTAGCGGCCTATGTTCTTTTTCTTCAAAACAATGTTGTCATCAGTGGGGCAACCACCAACCAAGATGGTGCGTTTTCGCTTGAAAACATAAAGCCCGGAAATTATAGAATGATAGTTACTTATCAAGAAGATACTGTCTATCTAGAATCATTTAGTTTGACAGGTGGGGAAGTGCTTTTGAGGGAACATGTAAATGTGAAAACGGGAAATGTTTTAAAACCGGTAGATGTGCGATTTGTCAAAACGGAAAATATCGACGAATTCAAGGATACAGCTATAATATTTGGCCCAATTGCAGAAACAATTACTAAAGTGGCACCAACTGTTAATTTGCGAAATGGTGCTATAGTGGTGGGCGGTGGAAGGCCAGATGGAACTCAAATAATGATTGATAATGCTACCGGAACTATTGGTAGGCGACCGATATCAACCATTGGCATAGAAGGGACACAAATAATAGATTTAGGTGTTCCGGCCCGATATGGTAATTTTACAGGTGGAGGCTTGCAGTATAAAACCAAACAAATCACTTCAAGAAATGAAACCAAAATTCAAGTTCAATCAGGTTCTCTGTTCAATCGCTACCACCACAATCTTGGGGTTGTATATTATGCACGACCCTTAAAAGTTGAGGTGTTAAAATCGAAAGATGGGGAGAAAGAGGTGAAACGTTTGGTTTTAGGATACAGCGTTTTGGGTACCTATAGGTTTGAGGCCGACCCAACTCCTAGCCCTACTGATATTTATGTTGTAAAAGATGGGGCATACCAAAAAATTTTTGAATCACCCTTGTCAACCAGCCAAAATTCTACCTCATTGGTGCAAACTGGGTCTTTTTTGACTGCTGATGATTTAGAACGCAGAGCAGCCCGACCTAATGCGGCTCGCCATGATGCCGAATTGAGGTTTAAAACTTCATACAACCCAACGCCAAATTTGACGTTCGATTTTGTCAACCAGTTCGAGTATTTAAACAGAAGATTGTCGCAAGGCAATTATGTGCTAATGAATAGTTCCGAAAATCCACAGCAGATATATTCAGGTATAAACTCAAGGTTGGTAATGACTCATAATGTGAGAAAAAAATACAACCTATTTGGTGAGAGACTCTTGCCCGACAGTGTTGGCTTGAGCAATCTTTCATACACAGTAGATTTGAACTATCAGGAAACCAACTCTCAGGTTTTTAATGCCCGCCATGGGCAAAATATTTTTGACTACGGATATGTTGGCAAGTTTAAAACTATACGAGCACCTCAATATATATACAATACAAATGGATCAATAAAATTTATAGACGAACAGGGCAAAGAACAAACACTAACCAACTATGTAGAACTTTCTGGCTATCGCGATTCTTTTGTAGGATTTGAGGCTGGAAACCAAAACCCCATTTTGGCCAACCAAAACCGCATTTTGATGGACATTGGTGGCATAAATTCTTTAAACGAATTAAATGCAAAGGGTGGATTTTTGAACGGACAAAATATACCACTTCTCTATTCACTTTATTCCAATCCGGGCGAGGTGTATGGCAGTTATTCAAAATCGTTTCAAAAGAGATTTTCGGCTATGGCGTTTACCGAGGCTACCTTTCACCCATTCAAAAACAATCCACGGGTTAGTCATCAGGTAGATGCGGGCATAACGTATATGCAAGATCAAAATGGGTATTATTCACTTTCGGCTTCACGGCTTTGGCAATTGATGCCTTTGTTGACAAATAGCCATATTCAAAGCATTGACAAGAATAACCCAATTTTTAGTACAGATGAAAATGGCAGATTTACCGACACTGTATCTTATCCGGTATATGTGGATGCCGAAAATCAAAAACACTTTGATAAAATGTTGAGAGATAAGCTCATGGCCGATGGATATAGAGATGCCAATGGCAATTTGATTACCCAAGAATCTTTTATAGACATCAATGCCCTCTCGCCGGAGACCTTCGACCTCAGTATGTTTACCGCTGATGAATTATTGAATAGCGGAAATTCATTTGTGGCCTACTCCGGATATGATTATTTGGGAAATAGAACCAATAAAAAGGCCGGAATCGAAAACTTTATAAAAGATGCCAAAAACAGACCTATTGATGCTTTTTCTCCCGTAACAACATCCGCTTGGTTGCAAGACAAATTTATTTTTAAACAATTAGTGGTGAGTGCAGGTTTGCGTTTTGAACGATACGATGCCAATCAGCAAGTATTGAAAGACCCTTATGTGTTGTTTCCAACATACAAAGTAGGAGATGTTTCTGCAATGAATGGAATTGAGGTAAAACATCCCGAAGGAATTGGAAATGATTTTGTGGTGTATGTTGACAATGTGGACAATCCCACACGAATTACTGGATATAGAAATGGCAGCATTTGGTATAACAATCAAGGTATCGAAATTTCGGATCCATCGCTATTGGCCAACGAATCAGGTACGGGTAGAATTCAGCCTTTTTTGGTAGATCCGGAGCATCAAGAGCTTTCTTCTGCCTCTTTTAAGGACTATGAGCCACAAAATTTATTTTTACCTCGCATTGCCGTTTCTTTCCCGATTGATGCCACAAAACTTATCTTTTTTAGTTACGATAAACTGGCACAACAACCCAATTCGGCACAAACCTATGCTCCGCTTAGCACCTACTATTATTTGCAAAGCAATATTTCAGGCGTTTTGCCCAATCCAGAACTTCGGGCAAGGGTAAAAACAGAGTATAATTTTGGTTTGAAACAAAATATTGGTCGATGGTCGTCTTTAAAACTTACCGCCTCGTATGCCACGATGGCCAATGATTTTAACCAAATTAGAATAGAACAAGCATACCCATACTCCTATACCACCTACGGCAACATCGATTTTGCAACCATCAAACGCTATATTGCTGAGTTTGAATATGATAATAACAGGGTGTTTATGAATGTGAATTATGCATTGCAGTTTGCCGATGGAACAGGTTCAAATACCAATTCGGCCGCATCATTAATACAAAGCGGGCAGCCTAATTTAAGGAGTTTATATCCATTAAGTTATGATGTGAGACACGGCATAAAAGGTTCGTTTGTATATCAGTTTGGCGACAAAAACAACCCACTTCTTCGATATTCCGGCCCCATGATGGGGAAACATTCGGTGTTAAACAATACCTTCGTTTCACTCACTTTTCAAGCATTTAGTGGCACGCCATATACGGCCACATCCACTCCAGTGTCTGAGGCACAAGCTGCTAATGGTGTGGTACAACGTTCTCAAATAAAAGGCAATCCGTTTGGTAGCCGCTTGGTATGGAATGATAATCTCGATTTAAGAATTCAAAAAACATTTATGGTTAAAAATAAACTGGTGGGAGCCTATGTGGCAGCTGAAAATGTGTTGAATAGAAAAACGGTTCAAAATGTTTACAGCTACAGTGGTTTGCCAAACGACGATGGTTATTTGAATTCATTAGTTGGACAGCAACAAATTCAAAATCAAATAAATGCAGAAACATTTGCCATGCTTTACAAAATAAGAATGAATAATCCATTCAATTATGGTACACCACGAATGATGCATGTAGGTATGAATTTAACACTTTAA